Sequence from the Spirochaetota bacterium genome:
CAAATCCTCACGAATTCGCCCTTGCCTTTCGCTAATAGTTCTCGTCAAATATTACTTGACGGCGACCTTCCTAATAAGAGACTCTCATTCCATAAGTTCACACACATGCCGGGCGTACACAAATCGTTTAAGCGGACGCAACCGTTATTTTATCTTAGCAGACTCTTGAAAACGAAATTAAGTTGATCAATTCTATTCAGTCGTGTATGGAAGATAACTGCGAAGCTTAACTCAAACGTTAACTAACGACAGGTAGGAATAACAAAAGATGAAATTAGCAAAAGAAGATCTTCAATTATTTTACAAATTGCATCCTGCTTTACTTTTATTTACAAATCAAGAAGCACAAGTAATACAAAATGTAAATGATTTACAACAATTTTGGGATCTGGATATTAACGACAAGGCAAAAATCAGAAATGAATTATACAATAATATAGATATTATTAACAAATTATATGAAAATAATCCATTTAGTTTTACGGAACGTGAATTAAGAATTGTACTTGATTGGAAGAATTATATTAAGGGTGAATTTATTGTATATAATCAATATAAAAAATATTGCGCCTTTACCTGTGATGATGACAACTTAACCAAAACATATGGTGTAATTGGATTGTCTAATTCATTTGATGAAATAATAGAGGAATTTCCAATTTTAGTTAAAACTGTTCTGTTACCATTTAAAAATCAAATCATCTATGATGGATTTTTTTCGCCTTATTCAATATATTTTGGCCCTAATATTCGAGCTGAATTGAAAGAAAAATATGAAGTATCCAAGGCTAAATATGGAATTATTGAACGACTTCCCTTCCATCCTCCTTCAAAACACGAATCAAATATTGGTCTTCTAAAATTGTATTTGAAAAATGAAGCAAATATAGAACATTATGAGTATGAGATTAAGGAACTGTTAGAAAGTAACAAAGATTTGATCGAAATATATCATCAAGAGTATGGCAAGACTCATTTTAAAAAACATAAAAAACGTTTAAAAGAACTTGGGATTTCAAAGGGTTGGTTCGCTGTCTTTGATGATACAATAATCGCAAGTGGAAAAACTGAAGAAAAAGTTAAAGAGATTATCAATGATTTGATATCAAATGATAAATTAGGATACATTACATTTTTTAAAATGAAATAGCTTCTAACATTTGTTTCTATCGGACGCAAGGACGGTTTCTGCAACTGCTTTACACTTATTGCATTTATGAAAGCTTGTATACAGCATGAAGTTATTTTTTCTAAGCCCTTGCGCCCCTGACGCCTTGATATTAATGCTACAAACAGATCAGGATAGACCAATGGTAGATTATCAACTTTTGATAGACCTTCATAAAAATGCAAGCCGGCAAGGGCCAGGTGGTGATGCAGAGACGGAGAAAGCTCTCAGCCTGGCTATGATAGACCAAGCTGCACAATTAAAGATTGCCGATATAGGTTGCGGTACGGGGGCTTCCACACTATTGCTCGCTCGCCTATTTAAGGCTCAGATTACGGCAGTGGACTTCCTTCAAGACTTTCTTGAAGTTCTTGAAGGCAAGGCCAAAAATATGGGACTTTCTAAAAAAATAACGACGCTTGCCTGCTCAATGGATAACCTCCCCTTTGCGGATGAGGAATACGATGTTATCTGGTCAGAGGGCGCGATATACAATATCGGCTTCGAAAGGGGCGTCATAGACTGGAAGCGTTACCTGAAAGCAGGTGGACTGATGGTTGTTTCGGAGATCACCTGGATTACAGCCTCCCGTCCGTTGGAACTCCAGAAATATTGGGAGAGCGAATACTCTGAAATAGATGTAGCCTCTTCAAAGATAGGTATCCTGGAGAAGAACGGCTATTCTCCGATTGGCTATTTTGTTTTACCAGAGCATTGTTGGCTGGGCAATTATTATCGGCCTCTGCAGGATAGCTTTAAGGATTTCCTTAATCGGAACGGCAATAGTGAAGGTGCACGCGCAATAGTGAAAGCGGAAAAAAAAGAAATTGAGCTTTATGAGAAATATAAAACCTATTACAGTTATGGTGTATATATAGCAAGGAAATTGGATTAGCGAAAGCCATGCCAACCGCATCTACTCGTACTGACATTTCAGCTGCTCTTCATTGACAGCCGGTTGTGCGGATCATTATATCTCTAAATGAATAAGGAGTAAAGAAAATGAAAATTATTGGGATAATCGGCATTACTATAGTTCTTGTTATAATAGTTTTGCTAATAGTACTTTCTATGTATGGTTTGTTTGCTTCGGTAAAAATAGCTGAAAAAGATATTGGCCCATATCTGCTAGTTTACAAAAAGCATATTGGAGACTATAAAAATGTTGGTCAGATAATGGATAAACTCTATTACGATTTAAAAGATAATTATGACATTGAAACAACAAAGGGATTTGGGCTTTATTATGACAACCCTCAAGAGGTTGATAAAAAAAAATTAAGAAGTATTGTGGGCTGTATAGTAGAAGATAAATCAGTGGAAGATTTGAATATCATAGGCAATAAGTATGGAGTTAAAGAATATCCATCATCAAAATGTGTGGTTGCAGAGTTCCCATACAAAGGCAAAATGTCAATTATCCTTGGAATATTTAAGGTTTATCCAAAATTAAACTCATACATAGACGAACATAAATATCCTCAGATGCCGATAATGGAGCTTTATGATCAACCAAATGAAAAGATTGAATATATCTCATCTATTGATTTAGCAAAAGAAGTATTTGATGCGTTTTTAATATCAAATAAATAGAATGCATATTACAGAATTTTACAACTGAACGCAAAAAGCCACACTCACTAAAAAGCGACGTTATGTTTCAAAAAGTATAGTAGTTCACTATCGACTTAAACAACAGGAAACGAAGAAGATGAGTTTCGAAACGAACATGGTAGAAGTAACTGCTGATAATATTTCTGAACATCCCCAAGCTATTTGTTTCATAAACCCGAAACATGAGTTCTATCATAAGAAGATTGATTGGCTCAATGACCAGTTCAAAAATGGATTGAAAATCAAACTGCTATATATAGAAAGTGAAAAGAGACCAATAGGATTTATTGAATATGTGCCAGGTGAATTCTGTTGGCGATCTGTTAATGCAAAGGGATATATGTTTATTCATTGTCTTTGGACGAATGGGAAGAAATATCAACACCAGGGATTAGGCACTCAATTGATTAAAGAAGTTGAGAAAGATGCAGAAGATATGATGGGAGTTGCTGTAATAACGAGCGACAAAGCCTTCATGGCCAACAAGGAGATATTCACAAGGAATGATTACAGCATAGTTGCCGAATCCGGAAAAGAACAGTTGATGGTAAAGAAATTCAAAGAAGGTCCACTACCCTCACTCAACAATAGCGAAAGTGAATTAAAGAAATATAAAGGGCTAACAATCATATATTCAAAACAATGTCCATGGGTCGCAAGATTCATGGAAGAGTTCAAGCCCCTACTTGACGAGAAGGGTTTTGATCCTAAAATAATCGAGCTGAAAAATCATACTGAAGCGCAAAAGGCGCCCTCAGTATATGGAGTTTTTAATCTAATCTATAATGGCAAATTACTGGCAGACCGCTACATATCAACAACCCGCTTCCTGAACATTGTTAAAAAAAAAATTAATACATAACAACATAAGCCTACAAGCGGCCAACTCAAGTGTCAGGATCAATTAAATGGAGAAGACAAGATGAATAGTAACGGTTTGAAGAATAAGGTGGCCCTGGTTACTGGGGGGAACAATCCATTCGGCATTGGTGCAGCCATCGCCCGAGCACTTGCCTTACATGGCACCAAAGTTTTTATACATTACTTCCGCCAAACGACCGAATTATCAGAAGAATACAAGAAAAATCATGAATTGCTTGATCCGGGACTGGCGTTCTTTTTTAAACAACAAGCGAAAACAGCTGATGAGGTGCTGGCATCCATTCGAGATGCTGGTGGCTGCGCGGAGTCCTGTGAGGAGGACCTTCGTGAACCCGAAAATGTTCATCGTTTATTTTCGCAAGCAGAAAAAACTTTTGGACACGTGGATATTCTCGTAAACAATGCTGCCGAATACATCGCAGACACCTTCCTTCCCCTTAGTACATTAGGCGAAAAAGTGGAAATTTGGGAGGAAGGTCCAACTACATTGACAATCGACGAGGAAAGTCACGATCGTCATTTTGCTGCGAACACCCGAGCTATAGCTATTTTGATGAGCAAGTTTGCCGGCCGGATCATTGAAAGGCAAAAGAGATGGGGCAGGATTATCAATATCAGCGCGGATTGTGCATGGGGGGCCCCAATGGAGATATCCTACCGCGCCAGCAAATACGCTTTAGAGTCATACAGCCGTAGTGCTGCTGCAGAGCTGGGGCCCTATGGCATTACGGTTAATATCGTGTCTCCCGGACCGGTGCAATCGGGGTATATCTCATCCGATGCGGAAAAGGCGCTTATTACGGATATTCCATTGAGAAGAATTGGTAGACCGGAAGATATTGCAAATGCGGTTGTATTTTTTGCCTCAGAACAAGCGGCTTGGATTACAGGACAATTACTCTTTGTTCATGGTGGCCATCGGATGACATTAAGCTAACAATGAAAATGATGAGAATGAACTCTAACCAACTAAACTTAGCTGAATCGCAAACACCTGGCTGATTTGTTTAGTTTTGCATCAAACGCCAGGAAGCAAACACTGGGCTTGCCCCGTTTTTCCGGACACAGCGCTAAGCTATATACTCTTCACACTCTGCAGGAATTATATAATCAAGAGAAGAATGAATACTCTGCCTATCATTAAAAACCGCAATAAATTAAAATGAATTCTTGTGCCTTCTTCCTGGTATTATTACTTCTTTAAAGACTTCCTTCATCAACAATGTTGAAAAAACTCTCGACACATGCATTATCCCAGCAATCTCCTTTTCAACTTATGCTTTGAACTATTATATATGTTTTCAATGGTTATAGTTGAAATGCAGATTACCAGACATTCTTACTGTAACCAATACAACAGAAAGAGTCAGGATCTATGATATCATTAAAAAGTAGTTGACTCGACACAACATTCCTTACTAGGCTATAGATATGAAAATCATAGTTTTTATACTATTATTATTATCCATATCCACATCTTTATGGTCTAGCGATGGGTTTACTCAGAAAGATAGAGAAACTCTTATTGAATTGAAAGTAAGGGTAGAGGAACTTCGTATTGATATGGATATGCGTTTTGAGCAGGTGGATAAGCGCTTTGAGGAACTGCGCATGGATACGAATAAGCGCTTTGAACAGGTGGATAAGCGCTTTGAACAAACCTTTACCTTTCTCTGGATCTTAGCAGGAATATTTACAACATTAACCATTAGTGTAATAGGTTTTGCATACTGGGATAGACGAACAATCATAAGGAAAGCGAAAGAAGAGACCATAGAAGAGATTGATGGAGACAATCTGAAAAAGATATTGCCAATACTCCGAGAAATGGCAAAAAATAATACAAACATCAAAAAAATTCTATCAAAATACAATCTGCTGTGAATACCATCAGAAATGGCAACGACCTCTGATCTCATCTATGGGACTTTTCTGCTTATGGAATACTCTTTCCTCATCACTTCCTTAATGAAATGTGGAAATCTCATTATGGGATTGCCGAATAACACTGAGTCAAGGATTCCTCTCAGCACATTGATCAATAACACTTTTTAAAATCGTCAATCCCTCTTTCGCTTCTTCTAAGGTTATGTTTAACGCTGGGAAGATTCTTATCATTGTGCCATGAGTGACGTTCAATAATAGACCAGCATTTAAAGATTTATTATTTATTTCATCGACAAAATCAGAGTTTGAAAACTCCACCACAATCAGCAAACCCTTCCCCCTAACATCAATAATGTGTTCTGGATACTCCTCTATCCACTTATTAAGAATCTCAAAGATGTATTTACTCACATTTTCAACATTATTACCTATGTTATTATTCAATAGATACTTTATCACTGCATACGAGACAGCACATCCAAGGGGATTCCCGCAATATGTCCCTCCATGATCCCCCACATCAATTTTTTCCGAGACCTCTTCAGACATTGCAAAGGCACCAAAGGGAAAGCCACCAGCAATACCCTTTGCCATAGTTATAAAGTCTATCTTCATATTACTCACACTCGAAGCAAACATAGGGCCGGTTCTGCAAAAACCTGTTTGCACCTCATCCATAATTAATAAAACTTCATTGTCAATACATAGCTTCGATACCTTTTCAAGATAATCTTCCGAGGGCACTATGACTCCGCCTTCTCCCTGTATAGGCTCAAGAATAACAGCAGCTACATCATCTTTTATTATGTTAGATAAAGCGTCAATATCGTTAAATGAAACAAAGAGATAATTTGGCATTAGGGGATTGTATTTATCCCGATGTGAGGATTGACCAGTTGCTGAAGCTGTGCTGATGGTCCTTCCATGAAAACTCATATATGTTGAAATCACATTCTTTTTGCCAGAGACCTTTCTTGCTAATTTTATAACTGCATCATTAGATTCAGCGCCACTGTTTGTAAAAAATACCCTAGTTAGATTCTTGGGCAATATTTCATTCATCAGGCATAAAAGCTTTGATCTTATGGGTGAGTAGGTTAATCCTGAATTCGGGTTTTGAATAATCCTCTTACCCTGTGTTAATAATGCTTCAGTAATAACAGGATTAGCATGACCTATGCTTGTTACTCC
This genomic interval carries:
- a CDS encoding GyrI-like domain-containing protein: MKIIGIIGITIVLVIIVLLIVLSMYGLFASVKIAEKDIGPYLLVYKKHIGDYKNVGQIMDKLYYDLKDNYDIETTKGFGLYYDNPQEVDKKKLRSIVGCIVEDKSVEDLNIIGNKYGVKEYPSSKCVVAEFPYKGKMSIILGIFKVYPKLNSYIDEHKYPQMPIMELYDQPNEKIEYISSIDLAKEVFDAFLISNK
- a CDS encoding aspartate aminotransferase family protein; translation: MNDNIETISVEDKHFAPFFKKIKISIERGEGVFVWDENGKKYLDFTSGWGVTSIGHANPVITEALLTQGKRIIQNPNSGLTYSPIRSKLLCLMNEILPKNLTRVFFTNSGAESNDAVIKLARKVSGKKNVISTYMSFHGRTISTASATGQSSHRDKYNPLMPNYLFVSFNDIDALSNIIKDDVAAVILEPIQGEGGVIVPSEDYLEKVSKLCIDNEVLLIMDEVQTGFCRTGPMFASSVSNMKIDFITMAKGIAGGFPFGAFAMSEEVSEKIDVGDHGGTYCGNPLGCAVSYAVIKYLLNNNIGNNVENVSKYIFEILNKWIEEYPEHIIDVRGKGLLIVVEFSNSDFVDEINNKSLNAGLLLNVTHGTMIRIFPALNITLEEAKEGLTILKSVIDQCAERNP
- a CDS encoding class I SAM-dependent methyltransferase encodes the protein MVDYQLLIDLHKNASRQGPGGDAETEKALSLAMIDQAAQLKIADIGCGTGASTLLLARLFKAQITAVDFLQDFLEVLEGKAKNMGLSKKITTLACSMDNLPFADEEYDVIWSEGAIYNIGFERGVIDWKRYLKAGGLMVVSEITWITASRPLELQKYWESEYSEIDVASSKIGILEKNGYSPIGYFVLPEHCWLGNYYRPLQDSFKDFLNRNGNSEGARAIVKAEKKEIELYEKYKTYYSYGVYIARKLD
- a CDS encoding GNAT family N-acetyltransferase, which produces MSFETNMVEVTADNISEHPQAICFINPKHEFYHKKIDWLNDQFKNGLKIKLLYIESEKRPIGFIEYVPGEFCWRSVNAKGYMFIHCLWTNGKKYQHQGLGTQLIKEVEKDAEDMMGVAVITSDKAFMANKEIFTRNDYSIVAESGKEQLMVKKFKEGPLPSLNNSESELKKYKGLTIIYSKQCPWVARFMEEFKPLLDEKGFDPKIIELKNHTEAQKAPSVYGVFNLIYNGKLLADRYISTTRFLNIVKKKINT
- a CDS encoding SDR family oxidoreductase: MNSNGLKNKVALVTGGNNPFGIGAAIARALALHGTKVFIHYFRQTTELSEEYKKNHELLDPGLAFFFKQQAKTADEVLASIRDAGGCAESCEEDLREPENVHRLFSQAEKTFGHVDILVNNAAEYIADTFLPLSTLGEKVEIWEEGPTTLTIDEESHDRHFAANTRAIAILMSKFAGRIIERQKRWGRIINISADCAWGAPMEISYRASKYALESYSRSAAAELGPYGITVNIVSPGPVQSGYISSDAEKALITDIPLRRIGRPEDIANAVVFFASEQAAWITGQLLFVHGGHRMTLS